AAGAAATGATAAGCCTTTATTAAGGCTGGTATCCTCTGCTGCGATCGATAAGTCTAGAGAGGTATAAAGTCTTTGAATAAATGCAGAGTCTATTTTATTTTTTTGTAAACGAGATTTTTCATACTCTCCCATTATATTTCTAAAAATGTTAGAATAGCTTTCCTGATCGAAATCATCTATTTGCTGATACAATTCATCTAACGAGATGCCTGACCAAAAATGATTTTCAAATTGTTTAGAAATCTTTCTTTGCTTGTTAATTAATAAAATTTTTTGGATAATAATTTTCCATGACTGAATGGAGAAAATGACAAGTAAAATAATTACTAATTTTACAACCCAATCAGATTTTAAAAACATCCCAAACATAGAAAAGTCTACAGACCCCTCTAATGCTGCTAAGTTTACAACTTCTTCCATTAATTAATCCTCGTTATTTTCTATTTCGTCAGAATTTACTTTATTTTCAAGTTCTTTTGAAACTTCATCAAAATCATCTGAATGTACCATTATCCAAAAACCAGGTCTATTTTTTTCACACAAAGCAATCACTGGGGTTTTTTTCTCTTTATCAGCTAAAACTTTAGTATCATCCCAAAGTTTAACGGCAGAATGTTTGGCCCTTAATTTGCACTCTATAAATAAGTTATCATGGACCACATCAGAATGTGTGACCTTTGAGTTAATTCCGCTTAAAGCGTTACGAACACCACCAAAAAATCTAGCAACTAATCGCTCTCTATTTTTCCAAGCTTTATCAGGCACTTGAATTATCCAATAATGAGCTATCAAAATCTAAGTTTGAAAAACAATTTTGTACATCGTCATTATCCTCTAAATCTTCATTCAATTTTATCAAACGATTTAGTTCATCTTCTTTTTCAATATTGACAGTCATATTAGGCTTCCAAATAATAGATGCACTTTCAATTTCCATATTTTTTTCTCTCATAGCTTTTTCTAATGAAGCTAGGTCTTCATATTTACAAAATATATAAGTCATACCATCTTCGGTCGTGTAATCATCTAGGCCGCAATCAAGTAATTGCTCCAAAGTCGTATCATCCAAGATTCCATGCATTTGGATTTCTCCAACTTTATCAAAATTAAAACTCACACTTCCCGTTTCTCCTAAATTTCCTCCATTCTTAGAAAAGATTGATCGAATTTCAGAGGCGGTTCTATTTTTATTATCAGTAAGGGCTTCTACAATAAATGCTGTTCCAAATGGACCATATCCCTCGTATCGTACTTCTGTGTAGTCTGTGGTATCTGTATTATTTTTATTAATAGCTCTGTCAACATTGTCCTTTGGCATATTGACACTTCGGGCATTATTAATTGCTAGGCGAAGACGAGGGTTAGACTCAGGGTCGGTGCCACCAATTTTTACTGCTATCTGAATTTCTCTTCCAATTTTAGCAAACTGTTTTGCCCTTTTTTTATCTTGGGCACCTTTTCGATATTGAATGTTTTTAAACTTAGAATGACCTGCCATAACTTAAGATAGTAAATTACGATCTAAAACACCACCAATTTGAATAGATTGAATGGTACTTTTTTGTCCCTTATTACTTGAAATAACAGCTCCAGAAATGGTCGCCTCACCTTCTGCGGGTTCCAAGCGAGGAGTATTCGACTCCGATCTCATTCTCTTGATTGCATTATCTTTTTTCATTCCAATAACAGAATTGTAATCACCCGTCATACCGATATCAGTTTGAAAACAAGTACCTTTATCCAAGACTCTTGCATCCATGGTGGGGATGTGAACATGTGTTCCATAAATAGCTGTAAATTTTCCATCATAATTTTGAGCGATACCATTTTTTTCTGAAGTGACCTCAG
The window above is part of the alpha proteobacterium HIMB59 genome. Proteins encoded here:
- a CDS encoding DNA-binding regulatory protein, YebC/PmpR family (PFAM: Domain of unknown function DUF28~TIGRFAM: DNA-binding regulatory protein, YebC/PmpR family), with amino-acid sequence MAGHSKFKNIQYRKGAQDKKRAKQFAKIGREIQIAVKIGGTDPESNPRLRLAINNARSVNMPKDNVDRAINKNNTDTTDYTEVRYEGYGPFGTAFIVEALTDNKNRTASEIRSIFSKNGGNLGETGSVSFNFDKVGEIQMHGILDDTTLEQLLDCGLDDYTTEDGMTYIFCKYEDLASLEKAMREKNMEIESASIIWKPNMTVNIEKEDELNRLIKLNEDLEDNDDVQNCFSNLDFDSSLLDNSSA
- a CDS encoding Cell division and transport-associated protein TolQ (PFAM: MotA/TolQ/ExbB proton channel family~TIGRFAM: TolQ protein; (TC 2.C.1.2.1)) yields the protein MEEVVNLAALEGSVDFSMFGMFLKSDWVVKLVIILLVIFSIQSWKIIIQKILLINKQRKISKQFENHFWSGISLDELYQQIDDFDQESYSNIFRNIMGEYEKSRLQKNKIDSAFIQRLYTSLDLSIAAEDTSLNKGLSFLASSGSVAPFVGLFGTVWGIMNSFQAIAIAQNTNLAVVAPGIAEALFVTALGLFVAIPSTAFYNMITSRIDTYLSEAESFGKDLVNIISRQVN